A genomic segment from Fusarium fujikuroi IMI 58289 draft genome, chromosome FFUJ_chr04 encodes:
- a CDS encoding uncharacterized protein (reviewed:yes 1) has product MDTLAPDRLVPLDSSQDPDLEWIASPDLAGPGVVLNFGLTAALSLLVAAGSYLHAYSGSSSSRLAGKHGPLQQMGVALLDQSAVTTTAIALSSLISWESSSAFTRKSCQLYVSMGNVSALMLIIGINPTSARRYIVVALMALESFVISIRLTLSNESVSSELMWLERGNTCPPTRADRIIALKPLSEYLSLASDALCILLVLLSGLGTIAPLGRKMARMIHFACFAHGLIRLVTNLFAIKQLFTNYRPYLQDDVSIWSFGQIIPLVGLAIPIWSFVVRNIRPTMARASYLRNLIHYTTWSNVSHASHVPSSLLGFIPWRLQWNKESAVPLGYRRISWTCSCGHSLAANFSNSHPQALEALEYRLHGLNNPDATDASHQSPNPSTSRTQVTHPVTSINSGESLSQPPQRRERQPNNNGRVSSRQNIRSLDNYEMVGVPKFFELCVTVGKHSVRLGEINISSVTTDGQLFKKIWHSYREIKTSTLGATIKGWFFKPSDVFFVHFGVMGRHRVGIYSKPMEIPPAKEVDEGRYHYFECPMQPLPPMPDHIFLHYLEEAKQKTGRQDNPAAHAEDIFLSRLPKKLGSSIFTSRSGLTSGITYGWGVHIVERPSGWAKSMLGILSALICIAVFAITWICADFDKAIGIGQYITGVLAIINAAVYFALQDYSSPLSRRE; this is encoded by the exons ATGGATACGCTGGCCCCCGATAGGCTTGTCCCACTCGATTCATCTCAAGACCCCGACCTCGAATGGATAGCATCGCCGGATCTCGCTGGTCCTGGG GTTGTACTGAATTTTGGACTTACAGCGGCACTATCATTACTTGTTGCCGCCGGCTCCTACTTGCATGCCTACAGCggatcgtcatcatctcgcCTGGCTGGTAAACATGGCCCACTCCAACAAATGGGTGTCGCTCTGCTTGACCAGAGTGCTGTAACAACCACAGCTATAGCTCTATCATCATTGATATCCTGGGAATCATCTTCAGCATTTACACGAAAGTCCTGTCAACTCTACGTATCAATGGGCAATGTCTCTGCTCTTATGCTCATAATCGGGATCAACCCTACTAGCGCCAGACGCTATATCGTCGTTGCTTTGATGGCCCTGGAATCATTTGTCATTTCCATCCGTCTTACCTTGAGTAACGAATCTGTTTCCAGTGAGTTGATGTGGTTAGAGAGAGGAAATACGTGTCCACCCACTCGGGCTGATCGCATAATTGcgctgaagcctctttctGAATACTTAAGCCTTGCGAGCGATGCATTATGCATACTACTCGTGCTTTTGTCGGGGCTTGGTACCATCGCTCCCTTGGGACGCAAGATGGCCAGGATGATCCATTTTGCTTGCTTCGCGCATGGTCTTATTCGACTTGTCACAAATCTTTTTGCAATCAAGCAGCTCTTTACAAACTACAGACCGTACTTGCAAGACGATGTATCAATTTGGTCATTCGGCCAAATAATTCCTCTCGTAGGACTCGCGATACCTATATGGTCTTTTGTTG TAAGAAACATACGTCCAACAATGGCAAGAGCTTCATACTTGCGCAACCTTATTCATTATACTACATGGAGCAATGTCTCCCATGCCAGCCACGTACCATCATCACTTTTGGGTTTCATTCCCTGGCGGCTCCAGTGGAATAAAGAGAGCGCTGTTCCTCTAGGCTATCGACGAATAAGTTGGACATGT TCATGTGGCCACAGTCTGGCAGCTAACTTCAGCAACTCTCATCCCCAAGCCTTGGAGGCCCTAGAATACCGTCTTCATGGTCTGAACAACCCCGACGCCACAGATGCTTCTCATCAATCACCCAACCCTTCTACTTCAAGGACACAAGTCACTCACCCAGTAACCTCCATTAACAGTGGGGAATCCCTAAGTCAGCCCCCtcagaggagggagaggcaACCAAATAACAACGGACGAGTCTCATCACGTCAAAATATCAGATCGTTAGATAATTATGAGATGGTTGGCGTACCTAAGTTTTTCGAACTCTGTGTGACTGTTGGAAAACACTCTGTTAGACTGGGCGAGATCAACATATCATCCGTTACAACAGATGGCCAGTTATTTAAAAAGATCTGGCATAGCTACCGAGAGATCAAGACATCAACCTTGGGAGCCACCATTAAAGGCTGGTTCTTTAAACCCAGCGACGTCTTTTTTGTTCAT TTTGGAGTCATGGGCAGGCATAGAGTGGGCATATACAGCAAACCAATGGAGATACCACCTGCCAAAGAAGTAGACGAGGGCCGATATCACTATTTCGAGTGTCCGATGCAGCCGCTCCCTCCCATGCCGGATCACATTTTCTTGCACTACTTAGAAGAGGCAAAACAAAAAACTGGTCGCCAAGATAACCCAGCTGCACATGCAGAAGATATTTTTCTCTCTCGGCTACCCAAGAAGCTAGGATCTAGCATCTTCACGAGTAGATCTGGTCTTACGTCTGGAATTACGTATGGCTGGGGTGTGCATATCGTCGAACGACCAAGCGGTTGGGCTAAGAGCATGCTTGGTATATTGAGCGCACTAATATGCATTGCTGTGTTTGCTATTACCTGGATCTGTGCTGATTTCGATAAAGCGATTGGCATAGGCCAATATATAACTGGAGTTCTAGCAATCATAAATGCCGCAGTTTACTTTGCCTTACAGGATTATAGCAGTCCGTTATCACGACGAGAGTAA